A window of Dehalogenimonas sp. WBC-2 genomic DNA:
CTGAAACTTGAAGGCAGAAAAGCCAGCAATCGCCTTACCGAGGCATAGCATTCCATCTCAGTATTACACGTAAAATGGGCCACACCGCTTTTTTTAGCATGAACATCAGCCCCACCCAGCGCCTCATGAGTCACTTCTTCACCGGTGACCGCCTTGATCACGTCCGGTCCGGTGATATACATCTGCCCCATGCCTTTGACCATGAATACAAAATCGGTCAGCGCCGGGCCGTAAACCGCCCCTCCGGCGGAGGGACCGACGATGATAGATATTTGCGGGATTGCACCGGAGGCTAACGCGTTTAGAAGAAGTATATCGCCCACGCCACACAAACTGGCCACACCTTCCTGGATACGGGCGCCGCCGGAATCATTGATGGCAATAAGCGGCGCCCCGGTATCGATAGCCATGTCAATGATGCGCCGCACTTTTTGACCCACCACCTCAGAAATCGAGCCGCCAAGAACGGTGAAATCCTGGGAATAGATGAAAACTTTGCGCCCTTCAATAGTGCCGCAACCGGTGACCACGGCATCTCCGGGGTGCTGCTGTTCGGCTAAACCAAAGTCAGCGGCACGATGGCTGCAAAAGGCGGAAAGTTCGGTGAATGAACCAGCGTCCAGTAATTTTTCAATTCGCTCACGGGCGGTTAGTTTGCCCCGAGCGTGCTGGGCTTTAACCCGCACCTCACCGCCGCCGCTAGCAATCTGCTGTTTTTTAGATTCAAGTTCCTTCAGTTTATCTTTCATTGAACGATCATTCACCTCGTGTACTGAGGTTATATTAGCACAAGGTGGGAGGTGGGGCAATAGACTACAGGTACCTTCGCCTTGACTCTTCGAGTACTAACTCTCTGACTCGCCGGGACTGGCAGAACAAGCCAAAGTCCAGCCTGCAGGCCAGATGAGTAGCGGATTTGTATTTGTTTTACAGAAAGCGAAAAAACAACTAAAACAACCTCATTTTTACGATTAAAACTGGCAAAAACAACCGGTTGTTTTTAGAAGAAACAAATACTTACTCTTCTTAAGAATCCAATATATAGAGAACACATGTTAGCATAGAGTAATGGGAGTGTCAATAGCATTTTGGAACTTTTTGAGGGTTAATTTTCTGCCATTGAGAATCAGAACCTTTGCATATACACCTCCATGGCCGCTGCCACCTCTTTTTTAATAATCGGAACATCGCAGCCACTAAGATAGAAAAAGCGGCGGATAAAAGAATCTCCGCCGCTTACTTTGCGTTATTGAGACGTATCGGTGCTAGGCTACTATTTCAACTTCCTGGGCTTGAGCACTTCCCTTTTTTATCTCTTTAACATTTTGAACATAAGGGCACACCCCATCATCAAAAAAAGTGCATCGGTTGGAATAGCCGGAGTAGTGACATAGACCGCAATGTGAAGTAGCTACGTGAAAACTTGACTGCTTCATCGTTGTTCCTCTCTCTATGTTTGCTTCATTTCCCTTTGGACTAGACCGGATCGTTCTTTCAGGTTAGAGTAGGTGTCTTGTGGGAGTCAGGTGTCATCCTTTGCCCTCCTCACTCACAGCAATTGTACCTTAGGACTAGTACCGATTATACGAGGATACGATTATGGTTGTCAATAGGTATTAGTACTAATCTCTTTTGCAACTTACAGTGTCAGGGGTTCAGAGTGCCTACCTATGAAGGTTTTACGGTATAATCCTCCCAAGCAAACTACGTTTGGGGGACGACCGGAATGGGTAAACGCAGTAAAAAGTTCCAGGCACAAAAAAGAGCCTTGCGCCAAGCCACGCGTAAAGTCATAAATCAGCCTTCCGTCGAACCTTCTGTCAACAAAACTGACGTTAGTCGTAAGCCAAAAGTATTTTTTGTGGTCACCTCAGTTTTGTTATTCATCGCTCAGAATTTTTGGGGTGGAAGCGTGTTAGCCAGTTTATCCTTCAAAACTGGGTATGCCTTGTTTCTACTGTCCAATACTTTCATTTTGGGCTGGTGGGCATGGTTGCTTGCCGGCATGTTTTACAGAAGCATAAATTACGCAAAGAGATTAAAAGCTCTCGTTGTTATTTTAATTGTCGTTGTTGTATTTTTTACTTCTCCACATTACGTTGGGTTTTTTGTCAAAGCACAAAGCACAATACAATTTCCGCCATACACACTGGATTCTACGCAAGTTCTTGTGAGTTATGGCAACCGCCATGATTCTGAGGGATTCCAAACTGGCGATGCTATTACGACCATAGGAGAACTTAAATATAACCCCTTTGTTTCATTAAAAATAAATGGGCAGAGTATTTTTGAAATCAATGTTACAGAACAGAGAGAGATAGCAATTGATACCAAACTGTTTACCGGTTTTTATGATCAGTCAAAACATATTTTCAATAGGCCAATAATAGTGACTGGCAATGAGCCTGACTACTTACCTGATGGATGGTACCTCTATCGCAACGCTGATAGCATCGAAATTGTCAATCGCGATGGAATACCTGTATTAGTAATGGAATATAAGAAACCTAATAGAGTTATTATATCCGGGCTATTCGTTACCCCAATGGGCATATGCAAAGTAGACAATGAACAGAAACAACTCTATATCTTGGGCGATAATATGGAGCAACTAGGAACATTCTACAAGGTTGACATAGTGACCATACATTCACCTTTTGATTTATTTAGGTCTGAACGTACATATGATTTATCAAAATGGAGGGATTAGATTATGAGTTTTATACGCGCGAAAGAGATACCGCCACGTTCGGGTAGCTGGAACGACTAGGAAGTAGAAACTCTCCACAAAGGCATAAAGTCATTCAAAAGCACATTAAATATATCGGCAGATGTGCAATTCAAAAATTTAATAGGCATCCCATTCTAAAAGAGCCGTTTCAGGAAAATTATCCCCGACTATACTGGAAGCGTCCAGACGCACAAAACCAACAAGACGGGATTGATGCAGATAAACGCTTAGACCATCAGTGAATTATTATTCGACCGTTTTTTGTTCGGGGCTGTCGTTTTCGCCGTCTCCAAACCAATGCTTCAGGCGCTCGGCAATAAGTTTTTCCTGCCCCTGGTCAGACGGGATATAGAAGTGTTTGTCCTTTAACGAATCAGGCAGATTTTGCTGTTTTACAAAATGTTCCGGGTAATTGTGAGCGTATTTATAACCCTTGCCATAGCCTAGATCTTTCATCAATCCCGTCGGCGCGTTACGCAGGTGCAGCGGCACCGGTTCGATGGGATTTTTGGCAATTGATTCCTGCACCCTTTTATAGGCGACATAGAGTGAGTTGCTCTTTGGCGCCGTCGCCAGATATACCGTTGCCTGAGCTATTGCCACGTTGGCTTCCGGCATACCGATAAAATGGACTGCCTGCTGCGCCGCCATAGCCACCACCAGCGCTTGCGGGTCGGCCATACCAACATCTTCCGATGCAAACCGAACCAGCCGCCGCACCACATATAACGGGTCTTCCCCGGCTTCCAGCATCCGCCCCAGCCAATAGAGCGCGGCATCGGGATCGGAGCCGCGCATTGACTTATGCAAGGCTGAAATGATGTCGTAATGCTGCTCTCCGGCGCGGTCATAGAGCAGCGTTTTGGCTTGCGCCGCATCTTCAACAGCCTCAATGTTGATCTGCCGTCTTCCTGTTTCGTCCGGCGGCGTAGTACGGGCAGCCAGTTCCAAGATATTCAGGGCAATTCTGGCATCGCCGCTTGCCAGGCTCACTATATGACCGGCAGCCTCGTCCGATAGCACGACGTTAGAATCACCTATGCCTCGTGTTTTATCAGT
This region includes:
- a CDS encoding ATPase AAA family codes for the protein MFETHFEKLRNETAPLAARMRPQILDEYVGQEHLVGEGRALRRAIDAGELPSIILWGPPGSGKTTLAQLIANTTVAYFAQVSAVSAGVADLRKIIEEAKQRRLSQNQRTILFIDEIHRFNKGQQDTILPYVEDGTVTLIGATTENPSFEVISPLLSRARTYVLKGLTAEQIKIILDRAVTDKTRGIGDSNVVLSDEAAGHIVSLASGDARIALNILELAARTTPPDETGRRQINIEAVEDAAQAKTLLYDRAGEQHYDIISALHKSMRGSDPDAALYWLGRMLEAGEDPLYVVRRLVRFASEDVGMADPQALVVAMAAQQAVHFIGMPEANVAIAQATVYLATAPKSNSLYVAYKRVQESIAKNPIEPVPLHLRNAPTGLMKDLGYGKGYKYAHNYPEHFVKQQNLPDSLKDKHFYIPSDQGQEKLIAERLKHWFGDGENDSPEQKTVE